The stretch of DNA CTGGATCCTACATCAAAAATgcacagaaaaaattttaaaatttatttaaaacatactcCCACACAGTACAAGCTGTCATTGTACCATATTTGTTTCCTAATTTAAAGATGGAAGTTATATTTCATGTGTCCTTCATTAAATTGTCTTTGCTATCTTTTTAAGTAGCATTAAGAGATTTAGagcattttttccaaaaaaacaatgctaaatttttgttttataaatcagTGTAAAGGTATGTAACTATAAATTTTACTATAACAAACCATCATATCTAGTTATCTTATCCTTGATGTATAATTAGGTTGGATTttgtagaaggaaaataaatgtactGTTTGCTACTGTAAAGCATACTATAAAGCCTGATCTTAAATCCGTGGAAATGTACGGGAAAAGCTGAAGGGCAGTATAGGCCATGGGATAGACAATTTTCTATAATTACTCAGGCCAAGATATAATGAAAGCAAATACCCACACGAAAGCAGAACCCAATATAAccccttacttttttttctaaaaacacaTGAAAGCTACAGCACTCTCCTAAAGACCTGCTTTTTCTCTAACTACCTTCGCTTTCAAAACAATTACAAATTTTATCACGTCTTCATTTCTCTTAAAGTCAGGTGAAAGAGAACTAGCAAATCTAACAAGATTTACAAGGACTAGTTCTCCTTAGCAGTGTCAGCAAAAAAGAGACATTATACAAGAAAACACAGCTCCACATAGAGATTTTGTCcctacagttttgaaaaccagaTTTAGTAATTCACCCTTTATTCCATCTCTGCCACAAATGCCATTTTTCCGTGTGTTGATTGCCTTGATTTGACCCACAGCTATCTACTTTCCACTCTGGACATTTTCCCTCCTGCTTAACCACCGATACATCAGGATTTCATCTATTTAGTGTTACTTAATTTCTGTTCACAGACTTTTCTATATTTATACAATAGTTTCTTTGGTCATTGTCATGTAGCAACATTGGAGTTACACACTGACGAATGAATTTTGTTAGGAGGACAAAACACCTAAGCtatgtttttactattattatgaatattatttagcttGTTTGTTAGAATCTCACACCGTTTGAAGAccctcaaaacaacagaaattacaGCTTGCCCTCCACCACTCAGATACATGTCCGTAGCTGAACGTCCCCAGAAAATCTCTTGCAATCACTCACCTGCACTCCATGCTTATAAGCCCACAGAAGCTTCCTGATCCAGTAATGTCTAAATTTCTCTACCATTTATCTTTGCAGGGCAGTTGTTAATTGAGAAATAAGTTATTTAATCCCTAACATGTCTTAACATTAGCTGACCTGTCTCCTAATTCAAGAAATCATctaattttacttaaattttaatGTATGTTGGACTTACTTGTACCTAACCATGGGAACCACTATGAATTCCAAGAACTCTCCTCCCTCTAACCAAAACAATCTCCACATGCCCACCCCCTCTATTCCACAACCAAGAGCAGTCCTTAAACTCTAGTTACAAAAGGCTTAGCAATACCTATGAAGCCTGACACCCTCGTTCTTTACCAAGAGTCAACACGTGCGAATCCTCAACCATGGTCAAGGTGAACCTCTCCTGCACCTCATTCTTCACCAAAAGCAGGCCAAGTCTTCTAGATACTTGCCTGTACTTTGTGGGGAATCGCTGTGTATTATAAATTTAGAGTTGGTGGAGGGAAGCACACTAgccatttgggtgggccatggcCCACTGAATGTAGGGGAAGGCCTGGCAAAGGACTCCAAGGAATGAAGAGGACGGCTGATCTACTCTGCCAGTTGGAAGGAAATAAAACtagtagagggaaaaaaaaaaaaaaaaaaaaaaaaacctctcaggAGGAAAATGAACCTGGAAATGGGGGCGGCTCAACCATTAAGAGAATGCCCAGGGCAGAGCTCTGGGAGGTGGCAAggcagagagaaagcaagaaacGTCTTCACCTCGGAACTGCCGCACACGGTCCGGAGAAGGAAGAAGGCCCCATGCACCGGCCCAGCCGCGCTGGCCTCGCCCTGCCTCCCCGCGCCCTGCCCAGGCCGAGGCCCCCCCCGCCCCGGGTCCGGCATCGGGTCCTTACCTTGGCTGCAGTCCTTGCCGCGGAAGCCGGTCCGCGAGCAGTCGCACACCGCCTGGTCGTCCACCACAGAGCACACGCCTCCATTGAGGCACACCCCGCCTTCGCCCTCCTCGCCGGTCTCGCACGGGCTCCCGCCGCCGCTGTTCGGCGGCTCGTCGTCCGGCTTCACCTCTCCGCTGGCCACCGGCAGGGCCTGGGAGGAGTTGACCCGCACGTCGCGAATCCACCCTTTAAAGGGCTCGCGCTCCCTCACCGAGGCCAGCGTGAGCTTCAGCGCGGCGGCGCGCAGTTCCGGGGGCAGACCCCCGACAAAGAGGCCGCTGAACACCGTCATATCCCTGCGCTTGGACTTGACCTCCACCCACTTGGCCTCCACGTGGTCGATGAAGAGGGTGGTGTTGCGGAACTGGCGGCGGATGCGCACGCTGTGCCACGCGCCGTCGTTGACCGGCGTGTCGGCCAGCAGCGTGGCGGGCTCGGCGCAGAAGATGGAGAAGCTGAGCTGGAGGCGACCGCCGCGCGTCAGGATCAGCTCCAGGAAGTCGCAGAAGCCCTCGTCGTCGAAGTAGAGCACTAGGCCGCGGGCGCTGCGCGTCTTGAGTTGGAAGCTCATCTCGCTTTCGCAGCAGGCGTTCCACTTGGGGAAGCGCGTCCACTGGCCCTCGGTGCCGGGGAACTCCAGCCCGCTCCCCAGCTCGGCCCAGCAACCCAGGAGTAACAGCGAGAGGCACAGGAGAAAGCAGCCCCCGCGCTGTAGAAGCGCCGTCCCCATGCTCGGGGCGGGGGTGCGGCGGGGGGGTACCGGGGCCGACAGGGTCAAAATGGTCCTGGACACCGTAAGGTAGAATTGGGAGAGAAAGTGGACTGAGGGGGGACGGGTAGAGCGGGACGAATGCGCCCGCCTTTATctagctctttttttcttcttcttcttccagcAACCCGTCCCTGTCTCCTCCCAACGGGAAAAACGTAGACCCCAGTGGTACAGGGTAGCCACAGAACTTCCAGACCAAAGGGAGGATACACTTTGGAGGCAACGGTCTAGAAAAGATGCCAACAGGAGTCCGAAGGGCAATCACTGATCCATGTGCGCTGGAAGGGTTGTTCAGGGGAGATGTCAACAGATTCTTCACTCCTCCGATATCATTATCTACCAGGTACCTCCAGTGGAACCAAGCAAAAGGGAGGTGGTTTGAGTCAGGTAAGAAGCAAACACTTTTCTCAGGAAAGTATAAGAAGCCAGCAATGAAATAATATCCTTGAAAGCTTGTGGATGCCTGAAGTGTTTCTCTTTGAGCTGTAGAGTCCCAAACCAGAAAGGAGAAAGATGTTCCTTGCCTCTTTAGGCTACCACCTATCAACCACAGAGTAACCTCAAAGGCCTGCTGCTTCTCTCATATCATGGAATTCCAGCATCACTGCAGCCAAAGCAGAATTCCTAGTACAGGGCCTCACAAGCTGGCTCTTGTTCCCTTCCGGAAAGGAGGGCTCAAACTCAGAAGCTAGGAAATAGCCAGAAGCTGTTAGATGTAGAAATAACAACagctcctcttctttcttctcctctgcaAGGCCAAGCTAAGATGCCAGCATATCAATTGGTTGTGTGTCGGTGAtgcattttggttttattttgtctttttataagGACCCAGAAATCTGCAGAGAATTGAAATCACAGTTAAGTTTTAAAGTAATCTATAGTTAACATGTAAATAATTATTCGGTCCAAAAAACAGGATATATAACTGGTGGTGTTAACAGGAAAAGTGTTAACCTTATTTGATGGAGCTATTTGTCCTGACCTACAAATAAGACCTAATGTCTCCTAATAGTTCATATCACACTTACTGTCACCCATTACACCCCTGCAGTTTATTATAAAGTTAATAGGTAGCCCTCCCAAATAAGTTTTAGAGACTGTTATGATTATCTTTTTCCAAGaaagtttaattttcaaaataaatgaaaaggagagggaaaggcCCTTTTAAGTACTGCTGCTTGTATTATTTGTTAGTTACATGGATAGTAAAAATACAACCTCTTTAAATCCCAATTAATAGCAGATGCTGAAGCAGGCAAAGCAGATCGAACTGTTAGCAGGAAGCTGCAGACTTGGATTGTATAGCATTCCTACAATTTTATCTTTCTGAGAAAGATGGAATACTGATAGATTCTTGGTAGTCTCCTTTAAATTCGAAATaaaaattttcctcctttttttttttttcggcatgggcaggctcaaatctggaaattgtatctgggtctccggcgtggcaggtgagaactctgccactgagccactattgcccgccctttcctccttttttattaaagaaatcatCTGCTGTAGGAGAAAACACCTAACTAGAGTCAGATATACTTTTTTgacagtatttatttttattgctataatATTAACTCCTCTGAAGATGGATGAAATATTCAATGCTTTGCCTAATAGTGTGGTAATCTTAACCCTCTTTAAGTCCTTATCTACCTTTCAGCCTCAAGAATTTGTGTGGTCAAAACATCAGTTGGCATGCATGTCACCTCAGCTGTTATAGCTTCAGAAAGCTAGAATTTAAAATCATACCTCTGAATCACTCACCATACTATTTAATCACCTCTCTTTACTGAACTCTAATCTGACGATCCTTGAAATGGCACAGAAATAATACATAGCTATTTCTACTTAATCAAAAAACATACTCTCATATTTTgacaaaaaattttgaaaaaaaaaactgtaacagCTGGTCACATTAAGCCAATACATGTATTTCCCTCACTACTTCCTACTAACTCCCCCaacacagcatacacacacacacatgcacacagacacacatacagaTTTATTGCCTGGACACAGAAGCTCACTGTCCAATTAACACTTTTTTTCCTACAAGCTGAAACTAGCAGTAATTTATGGCACCGCATTGTGCTGCTGCTTCTCCATGGAGGGAGCTAAGAGCATTTCTCTTCAGTACAGAGCAATCCCTACAGGTGTCAGCTGAGAGCCACCAAGCTAGGGGATCCCACTATAAGTTCCTCCCTAGATGAAATTGATGACTGGTTCTCTCcttcagcacacacacacacacacacagagacacagccCACTAgcgaaaggaaataaaaaatcccCGTGGCTTATTTATTATGGCTGATACATGCCACACCACCAGCAATCACTGGTCATATAGTGTCTACTCCTGTGCCAAGCCCAAAGAAAGGTCCTCTTAAAAACCATTATAAAATAGCATATTATTCAATATACCCTCATTTTTAACTGGACTCATGAATCTGGCAAATATTTAGTCATTTGCAAAATCAATTTGGAATGATACATTCAAGAATAGTGTTTTGAGTACATCCACGAGCTCATATATTAGAAAACCAGTTTTTTTTAGTGGCTTGGTTAGAGctgattatttaattaattaatattacaTGGATCACATCATCTTTTTTTACCCCCTCTCTTGCTTATCTCCATGAATGCACATCTTGGCAGTTTTTAAGGGGTGGAGGAGAAGTGAGAAAAAAACCTagaagaatgtgtgtgtgtgtgtgtttatgtgtgtatttCTTATCACAGGGGAGGTCAACTGTCTCTCAGTTCTTAGAGGAAGCTCATTGTGTGAGAGAGAGTATCTGTATTTATATGGAGAAAGAGGGTTCTCTTTAGGTGCAGAAAAAAACCTGGCGAGTTCACAAATTAGAGGATGAAATAAAAGGATTTGAAAACAATGTTACTGCAGCCAAAGGAAGAAGCGCTCTAATTCAAAAGCAGACTAACAGCCtcattaatcttttctttcatttctagaaTCAAATTCATTCCCAAGCCACTGGAAAGATCGATACAATACGCTCATCAGCTgcagttacatttattttaatatgtttaggGTACAcgctcacacacatgcacacacacacacgtacctTTCCATTTACCCTTCAAAATATACTATCATAAAAAGTCTGCAGCATCTTGGAGATTTTTTTAGAAGTGGCTGTCTTTTCCCCCTCGGCTTTTACAAAGTCCCTCAATACCAGTTCACACCCCAAATTCTCCCTGCTTTCCCGCCCAGTCTGTAAGCCTCAGCTATAATCCCAGTGCAGTTTCTGGGAGCTGACTGCACAAATTAAGGATAGGCATAGCAAGGAGctgatggagaaggaaaagaaagatatagatatattttatttctttgatttctaacCTGCCAAGTCTGTTCTTTATTTTGCTAACAAATCACTGCATCCAGCCTTTAAGTTACTACCCCAGTTTCACCACCTCATCTTCTTGCCATGTATTTGAAAGGCTCCATGCGAACAACCAAGATCTAcgctcccccaccctcccaccaccCATCCTTCCCTGTGCGTTAGTGGCAGATCCTAGCTCAGTTACAACGGGAAAGATATCCTTCTCCAGCTCGCCtcgccccttcccctcccccaacccaaATTGAGCTTCTTTACCTGCCCGGTTATTCCCCTTAGCTCGAGCCAGAGCCTGAAGCATGCATCGGTCAAAGCGAATTTCCTGAGGTCTATGGCTAAGGCGACTCCCGCTGCCTTTTCAGAGGCGTCAGGCTTGAGCGTCTATCTCCAGGAGTGCGGGAGGGGAGAACAGGCAACGgaggggagcaggaggaggaggagaaggaaagagcAGGGAAGGAGGAGGCGGCGGTGGAGCCCGAGAAGGCTGGGTTACGTGACGCCGGGTGCTGTCCTTCTGAAAGAGAAGGGCGGAGCTGAGCTCTCCGCAGTACCATGGAGAGCGACAGGCCCGTCCTCGGGCTGGAGAACCCCTGGGCTCCGGCAGCGGGCACGGCAACTCGGGTCTGGACACTAGAAGCGAGGTGTTCTACCCTTGCATCGTCCCCTTGCGGGGGCAGCAGAATCCTGGGGGCGGGGACCTGCCGCAAGCGCTTCTAACTTGTCGCCACCctccttcctccccccaccccagagagagaaagagagagagagagaagggaagagagaaaccaCGTACCTTACTGAGCATGCCCAGGCCCATGCTAGACCCACGAAAAGCTGTGTGGGGATTCCACTTCTCCAGGGTTTAGTTGCGATTGGGCAGGGGTACCTGAGAGGGTGCCAGGGAAGGGCTTAGCAGCTAAAGGGAAGGAGACAAGGAGTCCGTGATTAAGAGGAGCTCTGGCTTCATTTTTGCACCTTGGTCTCCTGCTTGGAACGCTTGAAAAGCTGCAGCTCTTCTAAGAATGCAGGGACGGGCAGGGCTCACCGGAGCGCCAGCGTTCCCCAAGGTCTGTCATCCCCGCCCCACCCCTTACTGTGGCCGTGGCTTGAGGGACCACATCAACACAGGATCCACCTATTGCTGTGCCAGAAACACACGAGAGGACCCACCGAGCTAACGCCCTGACTTGGTGATCAGATTCAAGTCTGTCTGACAAAGTGCTTTTCCTTTCCTACTCTAGACATCTTTCCCCTTTCCATATTCTGCACTGGCTGTGGTCATTCTGAGCTAAGCCAAGTTCTCTACCTGTTTAACTCTACCAACCCCCCCCCCATCCCATCACCCCCTTCCTTTTGCTGCAGATAAAACCTGGAAAAAGTGAGATTCCTGCAAGGTTCCACCTTATAAGTGGGCATGCCCAGTAGGCCCTGCTGGGTCTGGTAATAAAAGGGTTGACTCTAAGGGACCTTGCAGATTAGGTGGTAGGGAAGCCTGACCTCTGTGGTTTTAAATTATGGCTTGAGTTCTACAGACATTTAAATTCCTAACCCTGATATATTCCTAGCCTGGATTAGTTttagggagaaatagaaaattcttgTATTTCGACACCACAAACATAGTAACTGCAGCCTCAAATGCTAAAGACTATTTTCTCCAGCCAGTAAAACAAGAAtgtaagaactagagaaaatcaggaacaattaaataatgtacatttaaaatgcaATATCCATTTCCTTCCAAAAAATCCggaactcttatgaaaaacttattTATACTTTCGAttctttggcaaaaaaaaaaactgggtctAACTTGAAGGCAGGAACcacccattttatttatttatttgtatgttttgctCTGAGAAAGACAGTGTGGTTAGCTGGTTAAATGTGTGGGAACTGGAGTCAAGTTGTTTGGGCTTCAATTTGATCTCTGCTATTTATTTGCTGTGTGTCTTAGCAAGATACTTAACCCCACCATGCCCCAGtcacctcatctgtaaattggaaataataatagcacctgCTTCATAaaattgttgtgaagattaatggAAAGaatgaacataaaatatttagaatggtATTGAGTAAATACTAGCTATTTTTATTAGTTACTCTAAGCTCAAGGTGGAGTTTTGGGAACACAGACTTAGGTACAAAGAAGACTTAGGACATAACTGCTCTATTACTTAGACATatcacaaagggtccaaaagactcaggggaagagatcccatcatggccTGTCCCCCTGGAGGGCAACTGCTCAGGTCAGGGTCTGTGGATAGTGGCTCCACGTGCTCCACTTCCAGAGCCACCTGAGGGCAAGGTGTTTATACACCCCAGGACCTGAAGGAGGGAGGactgtggggggaggggctgcCATGGATCAAAGAGCATGTATCACGCAAACTCAGTGCAGCTTTCATGCCCAGATAAACAGCTGGGTCtgcttgtttccagttttggtttCAAGGTTTGGCCACACCCTTCCATTAGACATAAAGTCTCTCCCTGGCTACAACATGGAAACATATGGAAACAGCTACCcacaaagaaaaggaggaagctAGGCAAGCGCTCAGAGATTGGGAGATGGTTGCTGAATGTGTCCGTGACTTCTCCAGCACCCACTTTCTATTCCATTTGATCTGAGGGAAGATACTTCTCTGAAACCCAGATTCCTTGGCTACAAAATGGGAGTACTGGTGCTTGCCAGCTGGACTGCTTTCAGTATTTAATGAAATGATAACTGTTagtataatttgaaaaatatataaataattttttaacaatgTAAAGCCAAATCTCAGAAAATAACTTACTTACCTAAGTTTATATAGAGTCATTAAATGAATGTGGACTTTGTCACCTTAATTCAGGGTCTTGGtcaaatttttccttccatttaccAATAGGTTTTGGAGCAAAGAGCACATAAGGTACCTCCAGATGTTTTTATTAAAGCTTTTTgcaaaaataagtgaaatgaattgCCCATTTCCAAGAATCTAATGTAAATAGGTTTATGATGCCCTTGTATATATTTACTAGTGAGTCTTATGGTGGTTGAAGAAGAGTGATAGAGGCACACTTAAGATTCATAGCCCTGTTTTCACCTGGACCTTAAAAATCCAGTATTTGCCAGAAGTGCATGTGCCTTGAACAATTGCCTAGTATATTTTAGCTCATTTTGCCTTTGTAAATTTTGATCCTATCTTCATTCAGATTATATGTTGTTTCCAGTGGGTCCTGGTTTTCCCTTGGctgtcttctgtggtttcttgaTTCAGAGAAATGTTAACATTCATATACTTCATGCcataaatattaaactttaaaacaaaaagtcCTCCACCCCCTCCAATATGGGTACTATATAAACTGAGGGACTAGACTTAGTGTTACAGTAATCCCCTTTACAATGATCAGATTTAATGTACCTACTGTATCTAGTCAAAGGGACACAGACGTCcacaagatcttttttttttttttgtaaacatgtAGAGGGGAGACAGCAGTATGTGCTTATGATAAAAAACTTTTCACAACATAATTTAgtgaaaaaagttttaatttaaattatgacattttattgtttccattgttTCAGCTCTCTGAACCCTAGTTTTCTCATTACTAAGTAGCACTAGGTTATTAGTTGTGATTAGGATAATGACACTACAGAAAGTTTATTGTGTGCCTACTCTATGCCAAACAGTGCTCCAAATGCTTTagttacattaatttatttcatcttttcagCAACCCTATAAGATAGCGTGTTAGTCaagtttctctggagaaacagaaccaacaggagatatctgtaaataggagatttataaaggtgtctcaggcaaccttgggaatggaagagtccaaaatccacagggctggctgtgaagttggcggctccaatgaaggttctgAACAGACTCCataggagaagctcactggccaAAGGAgcaatgaaaaagtctctcttcttctttaaaagtcttcaacagaTTCGATTATCTCATTGACCGGAGGGACCCTTAGTTGATCGCGGATGTAaccagtcacagatgcaatcaactgactgatgatttaatgcaccaactttctggcttatcaaccagccatgaaatatccttgcagcaatggtcaggtcagtgcttgcctaaccagacaactgggcatcatcaagTGTCTAaattgacatcagaacctaaccatcacaggtagATTCTAGTTCTCACTCATTTTACAAGTGGAAAAAGAGAAGCATAAAGAGAAACCGAGACAGTCAAGGTCACATCCCTAAAGTGTACGAATGTGAGGAAGCATACAATCTCAGGCAGGCTTATTTCTGAGAATGTGATCTCAATCATCTTGCTGCTTGCTCCCATCAAATGATAAATATATCAAGCACATTGCTCGGTACATTTTGGttgctaaataaatgttaattcttttccctttctaagAGTTTGGTCAAGAGGAATTCGGGTAACTAAAGAGTCAGCTTTGGAAAGTTGGAATGTCATTCAACTTAAATAATTTCTGAATAACtaatattatatgaaatatcttaaTTAAAACAGGGGAGGTGTTTTTAACATGTTACTGTcagcttttgtaaataaagcatGAGATGATTCTTCCTGATTAGAATTTGAGGCAATTTAACATTTGTCAAAACAATCTAGTGTTTTACTAGATGGGTGGGAACAGGGATTAAATGGAATACTAACCCTACTGAATCATGTTAGGAATCCACCAATTTTAGTCTTGTACTGTGTGAAAGATGCTAACTCCTGCCCCTCGTTACCACTCAAAACAAATGAGATAATTGTGAAATCAAGGTGGTTGTTTATGACTATGTCTGATTGGGAGAATTTCTGGCAACCCAAATATGGAAACATAAATAATATCTCATTGCCACAAACTGGTAAACATTTTGCAACAATGAATATGGAAATGGATGATCACCAAAAACATATTTCCATaagttattaaatattaatgaggAATCTAGCATGGAAACTCGCTCctcactaaaaataaataaaactaagtgATAAGATTTCTTAACTGGGAAACAAATGCAACAGGGAGAATCTGTGTTTATTGCTGCAATCATAGCCTGCACTTTAACATTAGGAATTCAGTGTAAACACCTACTTTCTCAATTAACATTAAGGCAAAGCAGAGATGTTGAAATACCAATGAATTGCAAGATTGATGTCAATTTGGAAGGGAGGCTTAATTTTACCAATACAAATGACATATGAAAGAAATACATGGCAATAATGAGGGAAAATATGAATTgacataaattaaattattttccactAAGGATAGGAAACAGTTTTAAAGGGGCAATATGATTTATtactctgggggcattttccatTTGCCGATATGCATTATCAAAATGAAGCTACTTTTTCTGCTGAAATTGTTATGGTACTAGATTACTAGATTACTAGAAATAGATTACATGATACTCTCAACTAAGTTTCAGATTAATAGCAAATTCCTCCTACCAATTACAGGGTCATTGTTGCATAACTGGAATGCTATTGTTTAATTTACAActgccttttattttaataagtacCACCTTTGTTGTTCTGTTCATGGCTAAATATCCCTAACtggtttcactaatataaacCAATTTGAGTTTTCTAGTTGCAAAAATTAATGTCTAGTTACTGAACGTGCTACTGTATAAACTTCATTTTCAACATGTCTagaggaattttaaaatacaaggaAATGCAGTCAAGTCTAGGGCCTTGGACTCAGCTCTAGCctggaataaacacataaaaaaatacatgggaTGTGTTTTTAATAAACATAGAGTTTACACGTGAAAAAAACTCATAATTTCTTGAGAAGCTTACTAAGTTACTTTCAGGAGTTATAAGCAAACTTGGTGATGCTAAATAATTTTGTACTACTTGAAGCATCTTCAGCATAGTAAAATTAGGCTACTTTCATATGAGTATATGACTTTTTAGTAATCAGAAGATAGAATGTGATTCAAAAATGGCTATGATAATTATTAAAGTTTCAAGCTTAAGTAGAGAAAGCACGTAGATAGGTACTTGAGAATAGTGGTTACATTCTAAACGATGCACCTGCTAGAGAGGTTTCAATGTGGGAACCCTGCAGTGTGTTTGATGGGCAGCATTTTAAAATCTAGGGCAGCACTGACACCTGTATGTGTTCTGTCATGCCTgctcctccccttccttccccccaAGATAGCCACTGTCCTTTATGAAGAAGAAGAACAGCTCCTAAACTTAGTTTGTGAGAAGCCAAGGGCTGTCTGGGGGGTTATTATTCTTACTCAATGATTAGTTGCACACTTGGGTCTGTTGCTTTTATCCCCTTTAATAATACTTGTCTTCAAAAATGTGTAATATTGTCACACGTACTACTGCCCTCCCAAACGCCCCCTACACTCAATTTCAGCCATTTCCATTTTCAACTGCCAGACTCCAGGAAAGGAATTGCCTCATTCATCAGAATCTACTTTAGACTTAATTTCATTGGGTCCTTGCAGCAGTACTGTTTAATTTCCCTTAGTTTGGTTTTTGAGAGAAGAGCAAGGAAGTTTACTAAAGCTGTAGATTCCATTGAGATTCATAGTTGTACTGTACCTTTACTTCATTTCAGCCTATTTCTGACCCTAGAAATCTATGGAACCATTTCTCTGTGGTGGAATCCTGAAATATTTTACACTcaacattttaaacatatattatgctattatttgtgtgtttatttttgtttatttgtttcctcttcaTGTCATTTCCAAACAAGCAAACTAAAGTGATAATACCTAgggatttttaattaaaaaatatagtcacaaaaaaagaaaaaaaattatagacttTTTTTAGTGACTAGTGAAGCAAAATAGGTGAGCTTTGAATTGATAAGAACTTTGCTCTTGCCAAAGAAACGACAGTAAAACTGgagatgaaatgaaatttaaattcaaTGTGTGTAGTTGATCTAGACACCCCATTGAATGAAGTTTTTGTACAATACTgagcaatttcattttcttttgttgggGAGCGCAGACCTCAAATGCctaagaa from Tamandua tetradactyla isolate mTamTet1 chromosome 17, mTamTet1.pri, whole genome shotgun sequence encodes:
- the NRXN1 gene encoding neurexin-1 isoform X19 gives rise to the protein MGTALLQRGGCFLLCLSLLLLGCWAELGSGLEFPGTEGQWTRFPKWNACCESEMSFQLKTRSARGLVLYFDDEGFCDFLELILTRGGRLQLSFSIFCAEPATLLADTPVNDGAWHSVRIRRQFRNTTLFIDHVEAKWVEVKSKRRDMTVFSGLFVGGLPPELRAAALKLTLASVREREPFKGWIRDVRVNSSQALPVASGEVKPDDEPPNSGGGSPCETGEEGEGGVCLNGGVCSVVDDQAVCDCSRTGFRGKDCSQEDNNVEGLAHLMMGDQGKEEYIATFKGSEYFCYDLSQNPIQSSSDEITLSFKTLQRNGLMLHTGKSADYVNLALKNGAVSLVINLGSGAFEALVEPVNGKFNDNAWHDVKVTRNLRQIWTESTFAEERMFPESNGTTLNSVFYHRLCRIAGRGMAYRTL